TGCGTGGATACCACGACAAAAGCGTGTCTTTCGAGCCGGGCGTGAAGCGGTGCGTAATCAATTCGAACGTTAATGGCGGCTGATGCGCCAGAGCATCTTCAATTTTATCGAACAGACTGGCATAGCCACCCTGCCAGTTCTCGAATGGCATGATGGGCGCGAGGACAATTCCCGCCGGATAATCCCCGCCCCCGTTTTTATGCGGCAAGGTTAAGCGTCGCAACGCTTCCAGCCTTTGTTCGACGCTCGCCGTTCCACCTTCAAAGCGACGCGAAACCGCATCCGCATTGAGACTGACGCGAGGTTCAATGTTCCCGCAATGCTCGATGCCAAGCAGCGAATCGACCGCATCGAACTTTGAAGTCCAGCGCAAGCGCGCTCCTTCGCGCGAAGCGAAATGGCGCACCGCAGTTTCGAGACTTCCCGTCAAATGCTCAATTCCCAGAGGGTCGGTGTAGCACGAAACCTCGAAACTTTGAGGCTTGTCGGCTTGTTCAAAGCGGCGCGTGTTTTCCAGAATTTCATCGAGGTTGGCAAACGCACGCACAACAGGCGGCCCGCTCAAGCTTCCCGCCAGATAACAATACTGGCAATGCGCCGGACAGCCTTCGGCAAGGTGAAACTGCCAGTCGGCAGACGGCGGAATCGGCGATAGCTTCAT
This genomic window from Abditibacteriaceae bacterium contains:
- a CDS encoding radical SAM protein: MTSTLISPAELLQPQTSNYKVWIPERAIFTPAALDFAHGHRIWKRVQSLGIEAEVLKSNRVTDVRGTDARETYNRAKRTLAVVVAPPSAMKLSPIPPSADWQFHLAEGCPAHCQYCYLAGSLSGPPVVRAFANLDEILENTRRFEQADKPQSFEVSCYTDPLGIEHLTGSLETAVRHFASREGARLRWTSKFDAVDSLLGIEHCGNIEPRVSLNADAVSRRFEGGTASVEQRLEALRRLTLPHKNGGGDYPAGIVLAPIMPFENWQGGYASLFDKIEDALAHQPPLTFELITHRFTPGSKDTLLSWYPRTQLEMDETLRAAKRNKFGGTKFVYPREVMSEMRAWFESEIGRRFPHARILYWT